The Danio aesculapii chromosome 22, fDanAes4.1, whole genome shotgun sequence genomic sequence gtgagaaaatgcagcgtgttttcgtaaattgtttacGTTGTGTAAAAAGCAGGTCgtttttttatgtgcacacaTTGTGAAGATTTGCAGTATGTGTGTTGTCAAATGgataaagatcttttcttaatttgctgatgTTGTTTGTACCTGCATGCattttcttaaactgcagcacgTGAAGCTCTCTCGACCcctgtgtatgtatatttatatttctgtttttgtaaagctgaattttaatTTGCTGCTCAATactataattaaaatgaaacaaaaatgcttttaactgtatttgaacatataaaataataatatatttcaaaaatacttaaaaataagttatttgagtgtcTGTTTTCTGTATATCAgaataaaagggatagttcagcccaaACTGAGAATTATGTCTGTTTACACTCCATCACTTGTTACCAACAAAAGACGGCATTTTGAAACTGGTAAACACTGATTTCTAGactatttgtttttcataatgactacaggtttctaacattcttcagagtatcgtattttgtgttcaacagacaaaaaAGGAAACTTGTAGGTCACAACCactcaagggtgagtaaacggtGAGCAAATTTCCATTTTAAGCGAACtgttcttttaaaaacatattaacgatagtcattttttttttttgctcagaacttaaatgtgttaaatcattaaaacaacaaacatgtatattattaaggtaaagttggttttatattcaaagATTTGGAGTTTCTCCAGTATCGCTTTATTTTTATGGTcgctttaatgcattttgttgaatttaaattctaatctaatcttaattctaatctacatgccaactaattctcattagactataactagactgttaggttagggttagtgcaagttgaccTGTACtcacaaagtttcttatagtcagctaaatgtctgttgaaggagcagtatcagcaaataataagcagacagtctacaaaatgtgcaatagggaccatcaaaataaagtcttaccctttcttcttaataatataatttcagattaGTATTCtttgcacattataaatatgtaaatcatattagcaaccaatatttgaggtaaacttggttttatattcgcacattcattcatttttaaacagtgacaacttgtgacacgctccctatattgtttcccatggtactttgaatattcagtgtgAAATCACATTtaggtatgacttcaaaacagcattaggactatatatatatatatatatatatatatatatatatatatatatatatatatatatacatttgactgaacaatgttgcactttgacagtcattggctgctaatatgatttcactatgtAGAATTTGCAATGAATGAATActtatgtataattatattacaGAAAGTGCGAATGTGTAAATATAACACCAATTTTACCTTAATATATTCAAAGTataatggtaaacaatatagggagtgtgtcacaagttgccACTGAAcgaatatgcaaatataaaaccaaatttacctcgtAAACATACCTCTTTTACACTTATAGTAACGAACCAGAAGCAAATTCTGTGAAGGTTGGCATATAAATCTTTATATCTCGTACACAACAGAGTCCATCCATTCAGTCattctctctaacacacacaaaatgttcaGTCTTTTATTGTCTATTCCTTCGTCTTGCCCTCCAGCAGCCCCAGTAGAGTCCCCTCAGCCTCCAGCAGTGTGGTGTCAGTCGTCGCTCCCAGAAAGCGCGATGTGAGTTCCAGATCCTCCAGCCTGAGTCTCACCCTGATGCCCCGCTGGTACTTCTCCCCGTCCACAGCAGGCCTCTTACAAACACAGTGAAACTTCCCTCCGAAATCCACATAGAGGTCATCGTTGACTATATGGAAGATCTTCCCGATAGCGATCTTGTCTTTAGCGGGACCCATCTGTAGGAGCGCGGACTGACGCAGCAGAGCCTGGAAAGATTTCTCCTCCTTGGGGCTCATCATGCGCCGTTCGCCGATGTGCTGGAGGTCCGAGTGCAGATTATAAGCGGCAGCGAAACCGCTCTTCGGCCGCTCGGGGGGTTTATCATCTCCTCCGCTCGCGTCTGAGCTGTACAGGGATCTGACTGTGGCGAAAACACATTGTTTTGGAAGTAAAGATGATCTGGAACTCACGTTGAGCATCACCTTGCAGAGCGACGCCATGTTGAAATGTCATAAGGAGTAAAGAGAGTTCCGGTTATTTCAAAATAAGAGCATAGATCAAGCGGTTGGTggcaaatgaaaaacaaaacaatacctATAGTACATTTTAGAGTGTTTTAACTCTCACTTTATtagttgtgttttatttaaaaagcatatttttAAAGATGGATGAAGTTGTTCCCCTGCCCTGCGTCTTAGAAAGACGGTTCACACAGAATTTAAAttctgcaattatttatttactctaaTAAATAGTTTAATGGTCTAATTactctaataaataataaatactataaatcgtgcatatttaattaaatgcatcattTGCATGTAATAAAGATGATCTGGAATTCACATTGGCCTTGTGATAAACTGTCACCAATTATGGTAGGCCTCACCAGTATTctaaaaaagatttaaattagttaaaaatagATAAAGGTATCACAAAACCACATATTATACACACATAAAAAGGCAAATGAATCTACAAAACAAGTAATCTACATTTTGCctaaatacattattatacagaaattaaataaatataaacatagcttgaatatttaaataattatataataattaataagtaaataaataaataaataaataattaaacataataaaaaaattaaaggcaaCTTTAAAAGGACTTTTAATTCACTATTATGCGTGGCTCTCGGTTCCGTAGTTAACGCGTCACGTACGTTTACCGGAAGTTTAAGCGCATCTTCGAGAACACGCAAGAAAAAAACATGGAGCTGTTTGTAATTTCGCCAGATTTTAAGTTTAATAATCTCACCGTCGCTCCAGGCTCGACTGTCAGCGACCTTATCGATCATTTCACCGTTACAAATGTAAGTCGCTGAGTTTTTACAGCTAGAAAACGTTACCGCGACCTGAGAACTGAACTCAGGATTGAGCTCTTCTCGGTACTGATAGTTCAGTTTGATCATGTTTGTTATGGTGATAATTAAAATGACGGaaatgtgtttttctttcctCTCAGGGTGTCTCTTTGACGGATTTCTACGTGAGCAGTAATGGCCGTTTGTCTGGCAGTAATGACCTGCTTCAGTCTGGAGTTGTGTATCGTCTGGAGCCCCGGCTGTGTGGAGGAAAAGGAGGTACAACCACAACTGTCCTCTAATAATATTGTTTAGAGTATGTTTGTTTGCTGATGTTTGAGACCCTGCGCTACAAAACACTATATAACGttaagtgtatttttttaaaacctgaGATTTACACACAAttttaaagctgaataaataagctttcattAATGAATTCTTTGTAAGTAAAAGATTATATTTGATTGATGTAAAGTTGGTTCCATATTCGCACCTTCAGACTTTCTCctcagaaaagtttttttttttttttttgcaaattcttAAAAGGTAAATCGTACGTTCAAAAAAAGacttgctacttgttcaaactactaattttaaatgagctgaaacaacacaaaggTTTTAGGggtaaacttgttttttttgttcaatctacttaaactGGGAAAAAGTTAACTAAAAGAGCacatattttacccccttttcaagatttaagataagtcttttatgtctccagaatgtgtctctaAAGTTTCACTCCCACATTACATTGTGGtctgcctcaaaatgggagggatttggatctgattttaacgtcaggaaaaaaAGGACTTGCTCTAAAagagacacactatacctacacacagttctgtttaaatgacttacaaaagatgattttcatcatcgGTGCtctttaatcgatttgtgttcggACGagatgaaggaattatgtggaacccagcattttttacactgtattaGCAACCAATGACTGTCAAAGTACAATATTGTTCACAGTCAGTTAAATCTGTTTTATAAAACAGATTCTTTAACTGCAAACGGACGCAGAATTAAGCATaggatgataaccggttttaaCATTTACAGTAGTTAAGGTGTAAAACTGCTAAAATTAAAGGTATATGTAAGgggtttttatgtgttttaaagaaATCCGTGTTATTggaactaataaagacagcagaagtcatttatttgtattatttagcgtgacatgtttactgtttcaatatattataaatgtttcctaaaataaaatacattgcgtTCAGAGgggaaacagtttttttttttttttttacccagacattttaaaataacaaattttatagcagtaaccacaataccgtgaaatttttatccaaggttatcatattatCAGAAACCTATACCGGCTCATACCTACCCAGAATGAACCTCAATTTTGGATGCATCGTAAGAGTTAAACTTGTGATTGTTTTACAGGATTCGGCTCCATGTTGAGAGCCCTCGGTGCACAAATTGAAAAGACCACAAATCGTGAGGCCTGCCGAGATCTGAGTGGAAGAAGACTTCGAGACGTCAATCATGAGAAAGAGTAAGACTGACGATTACCACAcgcttgtttatttacttaatgtgCAATAATCTCATTCATTTGGTGCTTTCTCTTTCTTTTAAGTGCTTAAATTTGTTTGTATGTGTACCTAGAATGGCGGATTGGTTGAAAAAGCAGGCAGATCGAGAGGCAGAAAAGGAGCAGCGTCGCCTGGAGCGGATTCAGAGGAAACTGGCTGAGCCCAAACATTATTTCACAGACACCAATTATGAGCAGCAGTGCCACGACCTCTCAGAGAGACTGGAGGACTCTGTGCTGaaaggtgatttttttaaaaaaatttatttatttatttttttgtccgtGAACAAATCATCTGGGATACACACAACTTTTTTTCGTTATAGATGTGTGTCATAACTGTGACACTCTTTTTAGGTTGTGTGAatcttattatacatttttaaaaaatccaaaatcaatttaatatttatataatcttTTTTGGTTCAACTGGAATATTACGAAGGTATGAGAATACTTGCGcgctcctaaaaaaaaaaaaaaaactttattcaacagttcctTCTCAATGTCAGTATAGGACACGCATTCACTGATGTGCCTATACTGACActaaggagaagaaactgttactGGTATCTTTCTTTTTCAATCAGACGACGATAATCATGTAAATGACGCTCAGATTTTAATGTTCTCAtactttttcaatttatttgtgatttttctaTTTTGCATAGCCCGAataaatattactactattaatattttaaaagttgctTTGATTTTGAAAATAACGTCTAATTTACACTCTGcctcatagacgctgcattagaaacaccttgcgTAAGCAGTAatatgttttttgtaatttgacgcatatatgatataatacatacataaatgcaaataaaagttcatgtttttttttcaaatcaaaatattaaaaactttcaagaatTTAAGATTGAGGACCGTTAAACAgttcataacagtcttgtgaaaagggtccatgagGCACATCAGCGCATgcgtgccctatactgacactgaggagaagaaactgttgaataaagttgttatttttgacTAATTGTCCACAAAAATATCCTCATAGCTGTatattacaattgaaccactaaagACACATGATCTGTTttggcagtgttttttttttggcatctTTCTTTTTCAATCAGAGGGCAATAATCATCTAAATGAAGCTCAGATTTTAATGTTCTCATACTTGCACAATTTCTTTGTGATTTCCTGTTTTGCATAGCCCAAATAaacattactaatattaatatttttaaagtaactttgattttgcataaatatgttacataaaaggttttattattattaatagtagtataatatgtataatataagaatgtgaaattttaaagactggctgcatttacactgccttgttctgttttttttttctccctgaattattagccccctctgtttatttt encodes the following:
- the mrps28 gene encoding 28S ribosomal protein S28, mitochondrial, which produces MASLCKVMLNVSSRSSLLPKQCVFATVRSLYSSDASGGDDKPPERPKSGFAAAYNLHSDLQHIGERRMMSPKEEKSFQALLRQSALLQMGPAKDKIAIGKIFHIVNDDLYVDFGGKFHCVCKRPAVDGEKYQRGIRVRLRLEDLELTSRFLGATTDTTLLEAEGTLLGLLEGKTKE